The Leptodactylus fuscus isolate aLepFus1 chromosome 1, aLepFus1.hap2, whole genome shotgun sequence nucleotide sequence TTGATAGTGGCAGTTACAGGcgctgaagcgatatctcagatacttgaaagggataaagTTTTAGTACCCACAACAGCAGTTATCAAgagtatggtgagtgagcagcatagcagcaggcatgtaaacaatactgggacagattaCATTCTCTGCaattgaccccacacagtattatgtgctccactgtggaccccacacagtgttacatgctccatagtgaacccccaaacagtattatgagcTCCATAGTAGACCCcccaacagtattatgtgctccacagtggccccacacagtattatatgctctcagtgtcccctacacactattatatgctcacagtggcctccacacagtattatgtgctaagTCTAACAGTGCCCACCCACCACcagagcctgcacccccattcccccctcttgctcacacagcctgtacTCCcattctcccctcttgctcacatacagctTTCACCCCCATTCccactcttgctcacacacagcctgcacccccatgtcctctTTTTCCTCatacatgttctcttctctccttcttaccttccatcagtcacAGCTCACACAATAGTCCGATcatatcctagtgagctaaaggacctttgatgacgtcatcaaaggtcctttagccctctAGGATTTAGCATCAACCGCAGGAAGAACCCTGAAGCAAATGTTCAACCCAGGACAGGTGACtataagtattttttatgtttatacacctcccctgggctggcatttaatggaaagagcccctttccattaacaatacgtATAGTGGTCCCCCACTGTGGTCCAGAGTcccagccatttccagctggctacGGGCCCCGTACTCCTCTGGGTCTGGTCGCGAGTTTACAGTAGTCaagtatttatggcatatcttcaGGATAAGAGAGAGGCTCACCTTTTGGAGTGAACCAGGGAACCAGGGTCTGAGTGTTGGATATTTCTCTACACATATTCCCCAAAGGTGGTGTTGGACCCCTATCAATCATATATTTATGATATGCCATCAATAtctaagatgggaatacctctttaaatttCCAGTCTATTGTATGTAAAGAAAGTGTGATCTTTTTCCATTAATCTCATAAGGAAAGGATTGTGGGTAATTTAGTTAATATTTCAGGCAGAGGCAATTAGTATGTAAACACTGTAAAtatctttttcatttttaattaaaatgtaACTCGTAGACAATTGGTGAAATCATTCCTCGCCGTTTCCGCTGAATCGTTCCACACAGCATGGTGCATGTTTCCAATGCAATTAAAAAGCTTTAAATGTTTTGCAGGCTCAGCCAAGGCACTAAACCGTGGTCCATGATATGATAATGGAGATAACACCAAGCATGACATGTGGCCCACCAGAGAGTACAAACACTGGGGAAGGGGGCTCTAATCAAGGACTCTAATTATTGGGATTGGAATTTGAAATattaaagttcattttattttttcctttttccgaCACTCCTTGTCTATTGTGTGAAAATAGTATGAACATAAagtgatacattatatatatatatatatatatatatatatatatatatatatatataatgttttcagAAATGATAATAGCTATGTATCAGGATTTTGCAGCATATTTATTCAAAAATTAGATTTTGAAAATGTATATAAATGCAAATCTAAAACTGTCATATACCATTGTCCCAAGTATTTCTGCCACTGTTGCCATAGATTTGGCCAAATTGGGTGATCTGGGTATTTGCTACTTGCTCCGAATCCAAGGATAGGTTCATCTCAGGCAACTATTTCAGGCAGCCATGATATGGCCACATTGTAGAGTCTACATTAGGAAATACCTGGAACAATAATTATATGGCAATCTAAGTTTAATTCTGAGGGATCTATTTGTTACGGACCTTAAAATATGACAATGAGCCTAAAGTAGAGTAGCTTCTTTTACTATGATCAGCCTGCACATTGTTATAGATGCCATAAATCTCATCAGAGTTGTGCAGCTTAGTATAGCGTAAAGCCAGCAGTCATTATTTGGCATAGATCACCCTCTAGTGGTATTAATAGAACATTACATTTACTGGGGACACATTAAagcttttaaaagaaaaaaaaaagtttatttttaagAGTAATGTAGTCAACATACTTGTTATTATTTACCAGTATCAAATTATTATTTATGTTGTTTAAATTATGCTATTAATAATGATCAGTAAAGTATGATTAGTCAAATTATTAACAAATCTGTAAGAGAGTTATAGGTGTAGCTGTAAGTCTGTATTTCATGCATCAGTCATTCTCCACTTCTTTTACTCATACAGCCAATTCTTTTGTGCATGCTTTTTTGGCCACTCTGTACCATTCTGTAACTGCAATATGTTATCCTTACATAGAGCAGCATATTCAACTGATAGGTCACCTTTACATGTAAATTAGGGCTACATTGTGACCAAGATAAATTTGTATAAAAATGCACTGCATTCATTGTGGTATGCACCATATGTTGGCCATTGACATTCATTAAGAAAGATATATGCTACATGCTACTGAAAAGGTTGACTGCTATTTAAAATGCAGATAAATAAAACATGGTATGGTGATTCACACCACCCTGACATATGCCAAAAGAATATGCTAGTGGTAGCATATAATAAAACTACACAGTTTATATGCTGGTCTGTGTCCCCTCCATGGGTCAAACATCAGGGCTGTTTATTTACTGATACGCTGTATAGGCATGTTCTGCCTGTTCACAAAATTTTATGTCTAGGTAGACCAGGGCTATGTGGAAGATTTGCTGTAGGAAGTTCTGTTAGTGTTCCATTCATCTAAATAGAGCTTACTGAAATCAATTATGCAGGCAAGGTAGAATCAATTTTGTCTAACTTTCCACCTACGATAGGTTGACTTACCTTGCACCAAAACTTGGTGCCGCATATTGTTGCATTGTAAGCCATATCCCTTTCCTGCTGAGGCACACCCTTTGTAagattagccttaaagggttttccaggcaaattaATAATATGGccgtattttgagtgatttctggtatcctctgcatttgtttacatctgcatctttctgtttttacatttattttgcttactatatactgtatattactatatactattatactatatatagtatagtaggcTCCACGGTGGCACctgcacagtatagtgctccaccgtggcccacacacagtatgatactcCACAAaagcccatacacagtataatacgctccacagtgggccctgcacagtataatgcccctcagtggcctccacacagtaacgtactccacagtggcccctgagcagtataatatgcttcacagtggcccccacactgagCAGTCCATATTATACAGCACTACATGCCGGCAGGATTCCCTGCCAACCACTATATGAAGTTGCCGGATGGCACCTCCTCTCTGTCATGAGTGGCACCTCCTCTTTCATCTACCCTAGCCCCATTACACTTACCTTATGTTCttggcagagccagaatcaggatgtcATCGCTGGCTGGCATCTTCTCTTTGTGATGTGTTCTGGCGGCTGGCAAACTTCACAAAGAGAAAGTGTTGGTAGGAGATGATGTCCTGGGTCCAGGaggaacaggtaagtataatgaggTGGGGGCATGTGGGCCTTATGTTTAATATGcatatttatcctggacaatccctttaactttgaaATACATCATAAATATGTTATACAGTATGCACATCATTTAATTATataggttgtccaggatttttttgtAGCCCATCCTTAGGATAAACCAAAAATATCTAATCAGCTGTTCAGGGGTTCATGTGGTCTCTGTACTATATGGTGTATGGAGACAGAAGCAgatctgtatactgtacagtgactaggTGACATTACTGCAAATCAGCTCTCATTGACATCAATATGCTGCACCCCTAATTCGACCAACACTCATCTGGTGAGGGAAACAAAAAGCGCTTAAAACACATAAACATAGTAAACAGCACTTATACCAGAGTTCTGATgcatttaattaaaggggttgtctaggatattttttatggcctatccttaggataccgTAAATATCTGATCTTGCATGGGAAGGCTGTTCGGAGGTGTCCCTGAACTATATGGAGTAGATGgtcagaagcagatagctctgtatactgtatagtgactggGTGGCGTTACTACAACTCAGCTACCATTGAGGAAAGTTTGTTGCACCTCTAACCCCTCCTGACACTTGGGGCAGATGTAGTCCATCCTAGTGTCTTCCCTTTCTACTGTGTACTGGCATGTCTGTGCTATGCTCCAGATGTTCTGGATGCCCCATGGACCAGATGCGATTACCTTTGCCTACTGTTAAATATGGAAATTCACATTTTCTTAGTATTTGCTTTTTTAAGGGTTAGCACTATGGAAACAGTATCTTGTTGGAAAATTATAAAAGCAGTTGTTTTTCTTGTATTTCATTACCATAGCTCTCTATCTTATTTGATAGAAAAAATCAAACTATTTTTTGCCAAATGATGCTGGCTTCAAAGACAAGGTTTCTGCGTGGGAGCTACACTAACTTGCTCTACAAAATTGCTGCTGATTTTACTCTTCTTTCAGTGATTTGTGTACTTTAAAGGCTGTGTCTCTGCCCTCTGACACTCTGCATGATATATTGTGTTAGATTATGTAGGGGAAATACCAGGTTCTCAATGTATTCATGTATTGCTAGGAATACCAGATGATTGTCACGAGGCAGTTCTTAAAACATTACTTCCACTGTTGTTACTCCCTTTGGATGAAAATATTTATTAagtttaaggctggtcttacacgacagtaagtgtagtccgcaaatggtcggcaattgtgggttctcaactgtggaccatttgtggacacattgtattcagtgcggcctcttataccaccggatattttatctgtggtgtgccgtGCCGTGACCGAGGTCTGCACTGAATACCGTAGGTCCGCAAAGTCGCTGATATCACGAcacggcacggactgtcccatagaactctatgggcacgTGCCAATGGACACAGATGTCTGCGGAATGACTTTGTAAAATGAAATTAGAGTCGCTGATTAGCAAATAGAGGACCGCAAAACgactatggtcgtgtaagaccagcctaaggctccactttgtggaaaagctgcttttttcttgttgcagaatttgctgtttGTTTTTAGCCAAGCGTGACTACaataggaataggaaatatataggaagtacgtATTCTTCTCCCTTttggtcaatccactcctggctttggctataaaaaaaaaaaaatccaaaaaaccaaaaaatgctgcttttccttaacgtggggccttagccctaagactagagccccatgttgtgaaaacacagTGTTTTGCCACTGCTAAATGCCACAGAAAagctggcattttccctataggtttaataagggaagaaaagccGTAGAAGAAAACATAGCAAAAAAGTAATGTGAAAGGCTGCCGAAAAAAACGATGCGTTTCTGCTGCGTTATTTCTACTgagttttttagctgtgtttctcaacatgggaccttaggctGAAACTGTTTGAGCCCTGCTATGACTATAGTGATTTATGTGTCTGTTCTTGTGACTCTGTATTAAACAAATTCCCAATTCTATACTTATTTTGTTTTCACAGGTACAGACCTTAGCTGTAATGGGGGACATAGGAACAAAGCGCTCAGCACTTGTCTCCAAGTTGCCAATATTTAGACGCACTTTAAGCCGTAGACAAGATTCCTTGCCTTCCTCACCCTCCTCCAACAATACTGGTGGACTGCACAGTTCCTCCCCCTCTAGTACCAATTCCAGCTCAGGAAGCACCGGAAAACGAAGAAGTATATTTCGCACTCCATCTTTAAGTTTTCAACACAAAAAAGAAAACGATCAAAGGTATGAATGTAGCCAAGGAACACATAATCCTGAGGCAGCCCAAAATACGTTGAAGAATCTCAATTTGGAAGAGCAGTCTAAGGTAAAATTAAAGGGCTCCTCAAGTATCCCTGGTTCATGTAGAAAGAAAATCACCAGGTCTTTAACCGAAAACTTTGAAGGGAAGAAGGAAAATTCAAGTCATAAAAATGTGTTCACAAATTGCTTGGGTAAAAGTGAAGGCGATGACTCAGGATTTATAGAGGATCAAACCAGAAGGTCTATTAAACAATCCTCAAGGAAACTTCTTCCTAGGTCATTCTCATCCCATTACAGGTTCTCCAAACATGGATCTCAGTGTCCAACACCTCCACCACCACAGACATCAGGGTGTAAAGAAGAAATTCACACACATACCGAAACAAATTCTTTACTTGTCAAGACGGTACAACATAGCACTATTGAAGTATCAGACTATATAGAACACTCTTTGCAGTCACCCCTTGTATCCACTGATCACACAACTGCTCCACAGACACCATCAGACTTCACTTTTATGGATGACTCGGCCTCTGAAGCGGATTCTCTGCCAAACACTACAAATCAGCATTCCAGCAAACAGAACGTTTGCCATCCGCTTTCTACCTCACAAATTGTTGCCAGCCCAATCTCCATTACAACACAAGAAAAAAATGATAAAGTAGCAGCTGAAGACCCCTCCCAATGTGACAGTCTGTCCCATACAAAACCCAAAGTCGAGGCAGCTGTGGAAAGATCGGAGTCAAGCTCATCTCTTGTATTCTCAAAACCACTGTTACCTATTTGTGAACTTACTTCTAGCAGTACTTATAATGTCAAAAATGGTATCGGGGAACAACATATAGACAAGCCAGTATTTCAAAATGGAGAGCACTCCTACGCTACACAAACCTTTCCAAAGAGATCTGAGCCAGCACTATATCATCAGCGTCATGCAACTTTTACTATGCCAAACCATCATTCATTGCAAGAAACAAATGGAATTGCTTCTTTCGAGACACAGTCTGCCATGATCCACCATGGTCACCATAGAGGTATTCaccttttttttacctttatcttttctccaatttttaaaaaatctagaaAGCAATGGAGAATATCAAGACAGGAGAATGAAGGGGAAGGTGATCCAACAGTCTGTCAGAAGACGTAATGCAGCTAGAGAAAGCTATCTAGTGCTAGGTTTTATGACTCACTTTCActtgggtcaggggataataacactccttgaggagtgggcacctttgcaggtgtatggagaattacaaagccattttcgctccactaggggattatggggaatatgcaaatcttcaTCCATGAGGTAATTAGGAAAAGAGTGCCTCTGTACACTGCCTGTTAGGACATCCCCCTTAATATCATGCATGACTtcttcaataagcctaataacatgttgaggggttattgccaaaccagtatatccattccaaaatgaacagaatcccagctgtgaacAGTGCCCTTTCGATCTggtggatctcatcagcacagcgtagggaaactggtttggctgggtgaaagactttagaccagggtcaggggataataacactccttgaggagagagcacctttgcaggcgtttggagacttacaaagccattttcgctccactaggAGAATAACAGGCAGCGTACAGAGGCActattttcctaattacatccctggaaccagatttgcatattccccactTTTACTTGTTACTGTGAAGTTACGTTACTTACCAAGCTAGGTCCTGATTTAGATTGGATGTTCCCTATGCAAAACCTTCTATTAATACTCTCTCCCTTgtgaagtactgtatacagtagtcctaaaataatacaaccatacaatgTACAAACTAACAttatctgttattcctcctacaaatttatatataaaatGGCATCTGAGGATATTTGGGCTATGGAGTGTCCCTGCAGAGCCGGATACAATGTAATCAGTATTGCCACTATCAGACAGTGTGGAGACTTGCTCTTTGATATGGGGAACAATAACATCCCATGGtcaatacatttctaggagggatAACAGAGATATAGTACAGCACAGACTTGTTATTTTATGGAAAATTTATGAAAATGGACCTGTTATAGAAAGCATCATTTTAAATTAGATTTTATATTAAGGCTACATATTTTGAGACCATTGCAGCTGTTTTTCACCATGGCTTTCAGCTATAATACTTGGGTGGCTGGccagacttttttaaaaaaattgcattgcaAAGATTGAAAACTGTTaaaggggagttcacactaccattactaatgtccgttgctgtcttccatcataggatgaaagcaatggccattaaactgtcacagagaacggCCACAGActcattcccattgacactaatgtaaacaacatgacggaaGCTATCTTCCGacatttttgtttacttttgtaagagAAGATGAAGTCCTGCATGTGACCGTTCTCTGTCACATCtatcatcctatgacagaagacagcagcagacattagtaacggtagtgtgaactcttcCTGACATGCAGCGATAACTGACACTCTGTATGTTCCATACCCACAAGACACTttgttgtgcaatttttttttctgcaatgtgtgaattggACTTCTTTGCATCCCCTCTAGTACAATGCTACTGTACAAAACAACAGTTTAGCCACCAGCAATTTTGCAGTGGTTAACCAGCTGCAAGTGCACAACATGTGTCCCCT carries:
- the CCSER1 gene encoding serine-rich coiled-coil domain-containing protein 1, with the protein product MGDIGTKRSALVSKLPIFRRTLSRRQDSLPSSPSSNNTGGLHSSSPSSTNSSSGSTGKRRSIFRTPSLSFQHKKENDQRYECSQGTHNPEAAQNTLKNLNLEEQSKVKLKGSSSIPGSCRKKITRSLTENFEGKKENSSHKNVFTNCLGKSEGDDSGFIEDQTRRSIKQSSRKLLPRSFSSHYRFSKHGSQCPTPPPPQTSGCKEEIHTHTETNSLLVKTVQHSTIEVSDYIEHSLQSPLVSTDHTTAPQTPSDFTFMDDSASEADSLPNTTNQHSSKQNVCHPLSTSQIVASPISITTQEKNDKVAAEDPSQCDSLSHTKPKVEAAVERSESSSSLVFSKPLLPICELTSSSTYNVKNGIGEQHIDKPVFQNGEHSYATQTFPKRSEPALYHQRHATFTMPNHHSLQETNGIASFETQSAMIHHGHHRVNYASSFSPHREWRYSERRLRSSSEGTAGGSRMAFKPKEGNPDEGSHFRKQRTISTSSKMNSMDVLNNLGSCELDEDDLMLDLEFTEEQQLRRVCREDSYQSIVSCSAVVLSHMEQASETNKSKEEEPKISETTKRNLFLNLPKDCDPDDTKCPRVCQVPSSPSVEWPFAQEDCTGLESLPFRLMMQDCTSVKTLLLKMKRLLQESSEMSPASSTASLPISPIAEKSLPFKDIMKDDCSMLKLQLKERDELIYQLQEELKAARTLQPLNVLKQDKYTQTESLNHEMSNNVQRNIASTEGSVYKAIRPVHCFQHYQFKTNIWTQDALH